A genomic window from Lepisosteus oculatus isolate fLepOcu1 chromosome 27, fLepOcu1.hap2, whole genome shotgun sequence includes:
- the pex11b gene encoding peroxisomal membrane protein 11B, producing the protein MDSWVRFSSQSQAKERLFRAAQYACALLGYTLHRGGASAELLAKVRQLEAHMSLGRKLFRLGNSAEALEAAKRAVHLSDSVLRLCVTVAHLNRAMYFACDNALWAGRVGLLPRLDQEKWSHRSFRYYLFALILNLTRDAYEISLLMERESRGTGGGKAGGGPCAQQQENGEAGLVKGGGGSTPSEGSLPKCAQRQLLLLAAVLHSNPPLLLDLLKNLCDIFIPLDRLGLYRTGPGFVGACGLTSSILSILTIVYPWLKLKP; encoded by the exons ATGGATTCGTGGGTTCGGTTCAGCTCCCAGAGCCAGGCCAAAGAGAGGCTTTTCAG GGCCGCCCAGTACGCCTGCGCCCTGCTGGGGTACACGCTGCATCGGGGCGGGGCGAGTGCGGAGCTGCTGGCGAAGGTTAGACAGCTGGAGGCACACATGAGTCTGGGCAGAAAGC TGTTCCGGCTGGGGAACTCGGCCGAGGCCCTGGAGGCGGCCAAGCGGGCCGTGCACCTGTCCGACAGCGTGCTGCGCCTCTGCGTCACCGTGGCGCACCTCAACCGCGCCATGTACTTCGCCTGCGACAACGCGCTCTGGGCCGGGCGCGTCGGCCTGCTGCCCCGGCTGGACCAGGAGAAGTGGAGCCACAGGTCGTTCAG GTACTACCTCTTCGCTCTGATCCTGAACCTGACCCGGGACGCCTATGAGATCAGCCTGCTGATGGAGCGGGAGTCCCGGGGCACCGGGGGCGGTAAGGCGGGAGGCGGGCCTTGCGCCCAGCAACAAGAGAACGGGGAGGCGGGATTGGTCAAGGGTGGCGGTGGCTCCACCCCCAGCGAGGGCTCGCTGCCGAAGTGCGCGCAGAGGCAGCTCCTCCTGCTGGCCGCCGTGCTGCACAGCAACCCCCCTctcctgctggacctgctgaaGAACTTGTGCGACATCTTCATCCCCCTTGACCGACTGGGCCTGTACAGAACCGGGCCTGGGTTTGTCGGGGCCTGCGGACTGACCTCTTCCATCCTGTCCATCCTCACCATTGTCTACCCCTGGCTGAAGCTCAAACCCTGA
- the plin6 gene encoding perilipin 6 isoform X2, translated as MSGTPGANSEVTVVQRVARLPLVRSTLQAVTAAYADAKGRLPLLRWVGGVAELGVRGLSEVAARSASPLLDRLEPQITLANIYASMGIDELERRFPVLSQTADEVMGHLTDALFLTLDDLQMRVTDDIGAAAESATWLLEGTREAVVTQLDSVRRSALGGAVASGLDELLSRSEEAALFYLPLNERWSQELELRMQMFEDDDEEEEPAVLTRVVGLLLRVGLRSYQQALLLWDQVQHAVSTLRDLADLIGLTLVAEAVSGLAQMLLTLYVAGIYRLQSLQTLARRRASELALRLAALRPVSLALSLPERARASLAVVVTDLQELGKILVQLLINTTPLYNMLKEQADQLGANRLSLEELSDGGSSRRGSCDLVLSKASEGRLARRRRQAYLEARSRRGSKQDRLPPAQPEQEPIPAATPRRRSSSTEVFLAPIIQLVSQGQRAFEYLSPGPAPVPPAVEVANQVAETAE; from the exons ATGTCAGGAACACCGGGTGCAAACAGCGAG GTGACCGTGGTGCAGCGCGTGGCGCGCCTGCCGCTCGTCCGCTCCACCCTGCAGGCCGTGACCGCCGCCTACGCCGACGCCAAGGGCCGGCTGCCGCTGCTGCGCTGGGTGGGGGGTGTGGCCGAGCTGGGGGTCCGCGGCCTGTCGGAGGTGGCCGCCCGCAGCGCCTCGCCCCTGCTGGACAGGCTGGAGCCCCAGA TCACCCTTGCCAACATCTACGCCAGTATGGGTATTGATGAGCTGGAGAGAAGATTCCCTGTGCTGAGTCAGACAGCAGATGAG GTCATGGGTCACTTGACGGACGCCCTTTTCCTGACCCTGGACGACCTCCAGATGCGGGTGACCGATGACATCGGCGCTGCGGCGGAGAGCGCCACCTGGCTGCTGGAGGGCACGCGGGAGGCCGTGGTGACCCAGCTGGACAGCGTGCGCCGCTCCGCCCTGGGGGGCGCCGTGGCCTCCGGGCTGGACGAGCTGCTGAGCCGGTCCGAGGAGGCCGCTCTCTTCTACCTGCCCCTGAACGAGCGCTGGA GTCAGGAGCTGGAGCTCAGGATGCAAATGTTCGAGGACGACGATGAGGAAGAGGAGCCTGCGGTCCTGACACGCGTTGTGGGCCTGCTGCTCCGGGTGGGGCTCCGATCGTACCAGCAGGCCCTGCTGCTGTGGGACCAGGTGCAGCACGCCGTCTCCACGCTGAGGGACCTCGCCGACCTG aTTGGTCTGACCCTCGTGGCGGAGGCAGTGTCGGGCCTGGCACAGATGCTCCTCACGCTGTACGTGGCCGGGATCTACCGGCTGCAGTCCCTGCAGACGCTGGCGCGCAGGCGGGCGTCCGAGCTGGCGCTCCGGCTGGCGGCGCTGCGGCCCGTGAGCCTGGCGCTCTCCCTGCCTGAGCGGGCGCGGGCATCGCTGGCGGTGGTGGTGACTGACCTCCAGGAGCTGGGCAAGATCCTCGTCCAGCTGCTCATCAACACCACGCCGCTCTACAACATG CTGAAGGAGCAGGCGGACCAGCTGGGGGCCAACCGCCTGAGCCTGGAAGAGCTGTCGGACGGCGGGTCCTCGCGCCGCGGCTCCTGCGACCTGGTGCTGTCCAAGGCCTCGGAGGGCCGCCtcgcccgccgccgccgccaggCCTACCTGGAGGCCCGTTCCCGCCGCGGCTCGAAGCAGGACCGCCTGCCGCCCGCCCAGCCCGAGCAGGAGCCCATTCCCGCCGCGACGCCCCGGCGCCGCTCCTCCTCCACCGAGGTCTTCCTGGCTCCCATCATCCAGCTGGTCTCCCAGGGCCAACGGGCCTTTGAGTACCTGAGCCCCGGACCCGCCCCCGTCCCGCCTGCCGTGGAGGTGGCCAATCAGGTGGCGGAAACTGCAGAGTAA
- the plin6 gene encoding perilipin 6 isoform X1 translates to MKLRVWGDLDSLQGWSWGSWVVNSHPPLLRPCRSLSRPPSRQVTVVQRVARLPLVRSTLQAVTAAYADAKGRLPLLRWVGGVAELGVRGLSEVAARSASPLLDRLEPQITLANIYASMGIDELERRFPVLSQTADEVMGHLTDALFLTLDDLQMRVTDDIGAAAESATWLLEGTREAVVTQLDSVRRSALGGAVASGLDELLSRSEEAALFYLPLNERWSQELELRMQMFEDDDEEEEPAVLTRVVGLLLRVGLRSYQQALLLWDQVQHAVSTLRDLADLIGLTLVAEAVSGLAQMLLTLYVAGIYRLQSLQTLARRRASELALRLAALRPVSLALSLPERARASLAVVVTDLQELGKILVQLLINTTPLYNMLKEQADQLGANRLSLEELSDGGSSRRGSCDLVLSKASEGRLARRRRQAYLEARSRRGSKQDRLPPAQPEQEPIPAATPRRRSSSTEVFLAPIIQLVSQGQRAFEYLSPGPAPVPPAVEVANQVAETAE, encoded by the exons ATGAAGCTGAGGGTTTGGGGAGACCTGGACTCCCTGCAGGGTTGGAGCTGGGGTTCCTGGGTTGTGAACAGCCACCCCCCTCTGCTCCGCCCTTGCCGTTCTCTCTCTCGGCCTCCCTCCCGCCAGGTGACCGTGGTGCAGCGCGTGGCGCGCCTGCCGCTCGTCCGCTCCACCCTGCAGGCCGTGACCGCCGCCTACGCCGACGCCAAGGGCCGGCTGCCGCTGCTGCGCTGGGTGGGGGGTGTGGCCGAGCTGGGGGTCCGCGGCCTGTCGGAGGTGGCCGCCCGCAGCGCCTCGCCCCTGCTGGACAGGCTGGAGCCCCAGA TCACCCTTGCCAACATCTACGCCAGTATGGGTATTGATGAGCTGGAGAGAAGATTCCCTGTGCTGAGTCAGACAGCAGATGAG GTCATGGGTCACTTGACGGACGCCCTTTTCCTGACCCTGGACGACCTCCAGATGCGGGTGACCGATGACATCGGCGCTGCGGCGGAGAGCGCCACCTGGCTGCTGGAGGGCACGCGGGAGGCCGTGGTGACCCAGCTGGACAGCGTGCGCCGCTCCGCCCTGGGGGGCGCCGTGGCCTCCGGGCTGGACGAGCTGCTGAGCCGGTCCGAGGAGGCCGCTCTCTTCTACCTGCCCCTGAACGAGCGCTGGA GTCAGGAGCTGGAGCTCAGGATGCAAATGTTCGAGGACGACGATGAGGAAGAGGAGCCTGCGGTCCTGACACGCGTTGTGGGCCTGCTGCTCCGGGTGGGGCTCCGATCGTACCAGCAGGCCCTGCTGCTGTGGGACCAGGTGCAGCACGCCGTCTCCACGCTGAGGGACCTCGCCGACCTG aTTGGTCTGACCCTCGTGGCGGAGGCAGTGTCGGGCCTGGCACAGATGCTCCTCACGCTGTACGTGGCCGGGATCTACCGGCTGCAGTCCCTGCAGACGCTGGCGCGCAGGCGGGCGTCCGAGCTGGCGCTCCGGCTGGCGGCGCTGCGGCCCGTGAGCCTGGCGCTCTCCCTGCCTGAGCGGGCGCGGGCATCGCTGGCGGTGGTGGTGACTGACCTCCAGGAGCTGGGCAAGATCCTCGTCCAGCTGCTCATCAACACCACGCCGCTCTACAACATG CTGAAGGAGCAGGCGGACCAGCTGGGGGCCAACCGCCTGAGCCTGGAAGAGCTGTCGGACGGCGGGTCCTCGCGCCGCGGCTCCTGCGACCTGGTGCTGTCCAAGGCCTCGGAGGGCCGCCtcgcccgccgccgccgccaggCCTACCTGGAGGCCCGTTCCCGCCGCGGCTCGAAGCAGGACCGCCTGCCGCCCGCCCAGCCCGAGCAGGAGCCCATTCCCGCCGCGACGCCCCGGCGCCGCTCCTCCTCCACCGAGGTCTTCCTGGCTCCCATCATCCAGCTGGTCTCCCAGGGCCAACGGGCCTTTGAGTACCTGAGCCCCGGACCCGCCCCCGTCCCGCCTGCCGTGGAGGTGGCCAATCAGGTGGCGGAAACTGCAGAGTAA